A stretch of the Streptosporangium sp. NBC_01755 genome encodes the following:
- a CDS encoding ABC transporter permease: MIGADDISTILSSGIRLTVPLAFAACGEYLAERAGAMNISVEAMMLGAAFGAVATASATGSATTGLVAGVLIGLLIGFVHGNLSHRLEINTFVIGLVLNALVLGLTSYLITISSFDSHQVSQVSIPWLRDIPVIGHPLFVERWPVYLLIVIVPLTWWLVERSRWGLELRAVGEQPQAADVTGIRVNLRRRQALLWCGALAGLGGAYLAVGEVGSFNQNMTAGRGYIVIAAVIFGAWRLRRTLIGCALFGLADAMRLALPALGLTMNSQLLVVAPYLFALLAMLLFANQNREPRALGQPFERGST, from the coding sequence GTGATCGGCGCAGACGACATCTCCACCATCCTGTCCAGCGGGATCAGGCTCACCGTTCCGCTGGCCTTCGCGGCGTGCGGGGAGTACCTCGCCGAGCGGGCCGGCGCCATGAACATCTCCGTCGAGGCGATGATGCTGGGCGCCGCGTTCGGCGCGGTCGCCACGGCCAGTGCCACCGGCAGTGCCACCACCGGGCTGGTCGCGGGCGTGCTGATCGGGCTCCTGATCGGGTTCGTGCACGGCAACCTCTCACATCGGCTGGAGATCAACACCTTTGTGATCGGCCTGGTGCTGAACGCGCTCGTGCTCGGGCTGACCAGCTACCTGATCACGATCAGCTCCTTCGACTCCCACCAGGTGTCGCAGGTCAGCATCCCCTGGCTGCGCGACATCCCGGTGATCGGCCATCCGTTGTTCGTCGAGCGCTGGCCGGTCTACCTGCTGATCGTCATCGTCCCGCTGACCTGGTGGCTGGTGGAACGCAGCAGATGGGGCCTGGAGTTGCGGGCGGTCGGCGAGCAGCCCCAGGCCGCCGACGTCACCGGCATCCGGGTCAACCTGCGCCGCCGCCAGGCGCTGCTGTGGTGCGGCGCGCTGGCCGGGCTGGGCGGCGCGTACCTGGCGGTCGGCGAGGTCGGCTCGTTCAACCAGAACATGACCGCCGGGCGCGGGTACATCGTCATCGCGGCGGTGATCTTCGGTGCCTGGCGGCTACGGCGGACCCTGATCGGCTGCGCGCTCTTCGGGCTGGCCGACGCCATGCGCCTGGCGCTGCCGGCGCTGGGCCTGACGATGAACTCGCAGCTGCTCGTGGTGGCGCCGTACCTGTTCGCGCTGCTGGCGATGCTGCTCTTCGCAAACCAGAACCGTGAACCCAGGGCGCTCGGCCAACCCTTCGAACGGGGATCCACCTGA
- a CDS encoding ABC transporter permease, with product MNEVRQESLDRKPGPDASGRRLLAFLTPRGGGWQTGLATTLGVVVALGLSSLLIAVTGGSPLASVQALFEGSMATWTAWTSTLLYAAPLLLVAVGACVSARSGTFNIGQEGQVLIGALFGAWVGLRLALPGPLLLVIVLVAAALAGGAWAALSSLMYRIRGVNIVVSTLLMIFIAQQVVAFAVNTPWLLQESRIGDAIVSPQSNPLPAGALLGSVGEYPNLQVNGGLLLALVGAVVVAVALARTRWGFRLTMLGLNPLAAKHAGVRVNALGGMALAISGAFAGLAGAVLLASPVGVNRLQPGIAMNIGWDGLLVALVARNRPLLTIPVALLFGVLRSGGGFLAATGVPPFLVDVVKALLVLAFVAPPVVIAMIRRRRAGVRTARAESRPAPVAERVAL from the coding sequence ATGAACGAAGTCCGCCAGGAATCGCTCGATCGAAAGCCCGGCCCGGACGCGTCCGGGCGTCGTCTGCTGGCCTTCCTCACCCCGAGAGGGGGCGGCTGGCAGACCGGCCTCGCGACCACCCTGGGCGTGGTCGTGGCGCTCGGCCTGTCGTCGCTGCTGATCGCCGTCACCGGCGGATCCCCCCTGGCGTCGGTGCAGGCGCTCTTCGAGGGCAGCATGGCCACCTGGACGGCCTGGACCTCCACCCTGCTGTACGCGGCGCCGCTGCTGTTGGTCGCCGTGGGCGCCTGCGTCAGCGCCCGATCGGGCACGTTCAACATCGGCCAGGAGGGCCAGGTGCTGATCGGCGCCCTCTTCGGGGCCTGGGTCGGCCTGCGCCTGGCGCTCCCCGGCCCGCTGCTACTGGTGATCGTCCTGGTGGCCGCCGCGCTGGCGGGCGGCGCGTGGGCGGCCCTCAGCTCGCTGATGTACCGGATCCGCGGTGTCAACATCGTGGTCAGCACACTGCTGATGATCTTCATCGCTCAGCAGGTCGTCGCGTTCGCGGTGAACACGCCGTGGCTGCTGCAGGAGTCGCGGATCGGGGACGCCATCGTCTCGCCGCAGTCCAACCCGCTGCCGGCCGGCGCGCTGCTCGGCTCGGTCGGTGAGTACCCCAACCTTCAGGTCAACGGGGGTCTGCTGCTGGCGCTGGTCGGCGCCGTGGTGGTCGCGGTGGCGCTCGCCCGCACCCGGTGGGGTTTCCGGCTCACCATGCTCGGTCTCAACCCGCTCGCCGCCAAGCACGCGGGGGTACGCGTCAACGCGCTCGGCGGTATGGCGCTGGCCATCTCCGGCGCCTTCGCCGGCCTGGCCGGGGCTGTGCTGCTGGCCAGCCCGGTGGGAGTCAACCGGCTGCAGCCGGGCATAGCGATGAACATCGGCTGGGACGGCCTGCTGGTCGCCCTGGTCGCCCGCAACCGGCCGCTGCTGACCATACCCGTCGCCCTGCTCTTCGGCGTGCTGCGTTCCGGCGGAGGCTTCCTCGCCGCGACCGGTGTGCCCCCGTTCCTCGTGGACGTGGTCAAGGCCCTGCTGGTGCTGGCCTTCGTCGCCCCACCCGTCGTCATCGCCATGATCCGGCGTCGCAGGGCCGGTGTCCGTACCGCGCGCGCCGAGTCCCGGCCCGCGCCCGTCGCAGAGAGGGTCGCCCTGTGA
- a CDS encoding ABC transporter ATP-binding protein, with the protein MTEDERARELTPPPAPALRLRGISKSYGPVVACDAVDLAVHQGEIHGLLGENGAGKSTLMKILLGLVQRDAGTVLHHDGPVEIGSPQEAVALGIGMVHQHFSLIEPLAVWENVILGDTGKIDKAAACDQVREVSRRYGLPIDPLARVARLSAGERQRVELIKCLRRDPSVLILDEPTSVLTQAESAELFGVLRRVVRSENRAVILISHKLAEITAATDRVTVLRKGKVVFHSATADTGPQELARQMVGREVSLGTEAAALGLLPVEAPETRESEAGAPGAEKAAALRLRGLTVTVDGVRVLSDLDLDVAPGEIVGLYGVEGNGQSNLGNVLSGLVLPDSGSVEISGRQVDLNRPGALHAAGLGIVPEDRHSSGVVLDMSVAENLVMKSLDAVSGRGFVSRSKAHAVARRLVAEFNIVTPSMDTPVRSLSGGNQQRVVLARELSAGPLVLVAAQPTHGLDVGAIEDMYRRLRDVASGGVAVLLISTELEEVMALSSRIAVISSGRITGVLSTGEATAERLGMLVGGVAA; encoded by the coding sequence ATGACAGAGGACGAACGGGCGAGGGAGCTCACCCCGCCACCGGCGCCCGCGCTACGGCTGCGGGGAATCAGTAAGAGCTACGGTCCGGTCGTCGCCTGCGACGCCGTGGATCTCGCCGTGCACCAGGGCGAGATCCACGGTCTGCTCGGTGAGAACGGGGCCGGCAAGTCGACGCTCATGAAGATCCTGCTGGGCCTCGTCCAGCGGGACGCCGGGACCGTGCTGCACCACGACGGGCCCGTCGAGATCGGCAGCCCGCAGGAGGCCGTGGCGCTCGGCATCGGCATGGTGCACCAGCACTTCAGCCTGATCGAACCGTTGGCCGTCTGGGAGAACGTCATCCTGGGCGACACCGGGAAGATCGACAAGGCGGCCGCCTGCGACCAGGTACGGGAGGTCTCCCGGCGCTACGGCCTGCCGATCGACCCGCTGGCCAGGGTCGCGAGACTCTCCGCCGGCGAGCGGCAGCGGGTCGAGCTGATCAAGTGCCTGCGCAGGGATCCGTCGGTGCTCATCCTCGACGAGCCGACATCCGTGCTGACCCAGGCGGAGTCGGCCGAGCTGTTCGGCGTGCTGCGCCGCGTGGTCCGCTCGGAGAACCGCGCGGTCATCCTGATCAGCCACAAGCTGGCGGAGATCACCGCGGCCACCGACCGGGTGACCGTGCTGCGCAAGGGGAAGGTCGTCTTCCATAGCGCGACCGCGGACACGGGTCCGCAGGAACTGGCCCGCCAGATGGTCGGCAGGGAGGTCTCCCTGGGCACCGAGGCCGCCGCCCTCGGCCTGCTGCCGGTGGAGGCCCCGGAAACCCGCGAATCCGAGGCCGGTGCGCCGGGTGCGGAGAAGGCGGCCGCGCTGCGGCTGCGCGGCCTGACCGTCACCGTCGACGGTGTGCGCGTCCTGTCGGACCTGGACCTGGACGTCGCCCCCGGCGAGATCGTCGGTCTGTACGGGGTCGAGGGCAACGGCCAGTCGAACCTGGGCAACGTGCTGTCCGGGCTCGTCCTGCCGGACTCCGGGTCTGTCGAGATCTCCGGCAGGCAGGTCGACCTGAACCGGCCCGGGGCCCTGCACGCGGCTGGGCTCGGCATCGTGCCGGAGGACCGGCACAGCTCCGGGGTGGTGCTGGACATGAGCGTCGCGGAGAACCTGGTCATGAAGTCGCTGGACGCCGTGAGCGGCCGCGGCTTCGTCAGCCGGAGTAAGGCGCACGCCGTGGCCCGCCGCCTGGTGGCCGAGTTCAACATCGTCACCCCGTCGATGGACACCCCGGTGCGCAGCCTGTCGGGAGGCAACCAGCAGCGGGTCGTGCTCGCCCGCGAGCTCTCGGCGGGACCGCTGGTGCTGGTCGCCGCGCAACCCACGCACGGGCTGGATGTGGGCGCCATTGAGGACATGTACCGGCGATTGCGCGACGTCGCGTCAGGAGGGGTGGCAGTGCTGCTGATATCCACCGAACTGGAGGAGGTCATGGCGCTGTCCTCCCGGATCGCGGTGATCTCCTCCGGGAGGATCACCGGAGTGCTCTCCACCGGTGAGGCCACGGCCGAACGGCTCGGGATGCTGGTGGGCGGGGTGGCCGCATGA
- a CDS encoding BMP family ABC transporter substrate-binding protein → MAAYYRKGRATAALTACLSALALAGCASNDATAPQATAPAPADASAKTDGGNVLAGQPDINGDGKVVIGVLSPGDINDKGYYQSFVDTAEQFATSKGWTIIKRGSVNTSEALNAARALCQQKVDMVALGASELRDAIPASEEPVCANTAWYVPSSANILQTPKIMLSTDRADQSMLAAGYAAGLVMKDNGDTKAGFVTGPEADFTTTAAAAFRAGIRLVIPEATMTTTYSGDLNDSAKAKEATQAQISQGVKVIYPYLGGATDASAELANANGVLTLTPGTDRCDSTKPKFDISVLFSPGDYFKAALEEFAAAKLQMGVEKVWTLGVDAFPTVKICNGTPEQNKKLETFMADVGSKKIDTQATVKKLGS, encoded by the coding sequence ATGGCCGCATACTATCGAAAGGGCCGGGCCACGGCCGCACTGACCGCCTGCCTGAGCGCGCTGGCGCTCGCCGGCTGCGCGAGCAACGACGCCACCGCGCCCCAGGCCACGGCACCCGCCCCGGCCGACGCGAGCGCGAAGACCGACGGCGGCAACGTGCTGGCCGGTCAGCCGGACATCAACGGCGACGGCAAGGTCGTCATCGGGGTGCTGAGCCCCGGTGACATCAACGACAAGGGCTACTACCAGAGCTTCGTCGACACGGCGGAGCAGTTCGCCACCTCGAAGGGCTGGACGATCATCAAGCGCGGCAGCGTCAACACCAGCGAGGCGCTCAACGCCGCGCGGGCGCTCTGCCAGCAGAAGGTCGACATGGTGGCCCTCGGCGCCTCGGAGCTCAGGGACGCGATCCCGGCCTCGGAGGAGCCGGTGTGCGCCAACACCGCCTGGTACGTGCCGTCCTCGGCCAACATCCTGCAGACCCCGAAGATCATGCTCTCCACCGACCGGGCCGACCAGAGCATGCTGGCCGCGGGGTACGCGGCGGGCCTGGTCATGAAGGACAACGGGGACACCAAGGCCGGGTTCGTGACCGGCCCCGAGGCCGACTTCACCACCACCGCGGCCGCCGCGTTCAGGGCCGGCATCCGGCTGGTGATCCCGGAGGCCACGATGACGACCACCTACAGCGGAGACCTCAACGACTCCGCCAAGGCCAAGGAGGCCACCCAGGCTCAGATCAGCCAGGGCGTCAAGGTCATCTACCCCTACCTGGGCGGTGCCACCGACGCGTCGGCGGAACTCGCCAACGCCAACGGCGTCCTCACCCTCACTCCCGGTACCGACCGGTGCGACTCCACCAAGCCCAAGTTCGACATCTCGGTGCTCTTCAGCCCCGGAGACTACTTCAAGGCCGCACTGGAGGAATTCGCCGCCGCGAAGCTGCAGATGGGCGTGGAGAAGGTCTGGACGCTCGGCGTCGACGCGTTCCCGACCGTCAAGATCTGCAACGGCACGCCCGAGCAGAACAAGAAGCTGGAAACCTTCATGGCCGATGTCGGCAGCAAGAAGATCGACACCCAGGCGACAGTGAAGAAGCTCGGCTCCTGA
- a CDS encoding flavin reductase family protein encodes MRIIDLADRTPAQKQGLLSQLVVPRPIAMITTVDAEGGVNVAPFSYYMPVSGEPPLVAVTVGSVREATDEPKDSWVNLNASGEFVINVTTTALADHIETVAREYPAGVDEAGLVSWRTVPSQVVRPPSLADSPAHLECRVREVIDRGDPSSCFSGVHIVLAEVVCITADESIMASPTRIDPTKVHAVGRMGFPWFVAASSESTFSQDRIAYADLPGGEEVLA; translated from the coding sequence ATGAGGATCATCGATCTCGCAGACAGGACGCCGGCGCAGAAGCAGGGACTGCTCTCCCAGCTCGTCGTGCCGCGCCCGATCGCGATGATCACCACGGTGGACGCCGAGGGTGGTGTGAACGTCGCCCCGTTCAGCTACTACATGCCGGTCTCCGGGGAGCCCCCGCTCGTCGCGGTCACGGTGGGCTCGGTCAGGGAGGCGACGGACGAGCCCAAGGACAGCTGGGTGAACCTGAACGCCTCGGGCGAGTTCGTGATCAACGTGACCACGACCGCCCTGGCCGACCACATCGAGACGGTGGCCAGGGAGTATCCTGCCGGCGTCGACGAGGCCGGGCTCGTCAGCTGGCGGACCGTGCCGTCGCAGGTCGTCCGGCCCCCGTCGCTGGCCGACAGTCCGGCGCACCTGGAGTGCCGGGTGCGCGAGGTCATCGACCGGGGGGATCCGTCCTCCTGCTTCTCCGGTGTGCACATCGTGCTGGCCGAGGTGGTCTGCATAACTGCGGACGAGTCGATCATGGCGTCCCCTACCAGGATCGATCCGACCAAGGTGCACGCGGTCGGCAGGATGGGCTTCCCGTGGTTCGTCGCGGCGTCGTCGGAGTCGACCTTCAGCCAGGATCGCATCGCCTACGCCGACCTGCCGGGTGGCGAGGAGGTGCTCGCCTGA
- a CDS encoding amidohydrolase family protein: MTAGQAGQAGQVEQAEQAERAGRDDVLLIVGGDVVTMSPRREVVTGATVAVTGGRIAAIGPAVTLRKDFPGAAELDASGCVVIPGLINAHQHTTTDPLVRSMIPEDIDSQEAIFDWAVPLHGQVTGDDDELSATLTAVESLLRGVTTILEPGTVAHPLRVAAGLRAAGIRGRVGRWGWDVPGAPHALPAAETLALQEETVRALPPGGTVTGWVTLVGHDLASDELFTGAAELAERLDVGLTWHISPGEADVHAYARRAGRRPVLHFEQLGVLGPRLVLGHAVWLDDAELDALVETRTAVASCPGAYLRLGQGYTRAGRHAELVHRGGRVALGCDSHNAGDVPDLLRAAWLLTALERDRDVRPVLRADQAFALATIDGAAAVGLGDLVGSIEVGKAADLVILDTGDPVWAPRGDLATHLVWGAPSHTVRDVLVDGQVVVRDHQITTVDLEALSEEAEARSAALLRRTGIDVPHRWQALSAEEYLQGVRG, translated from the coding sequence ATGACGGCAGGACAGGCAGGACAGGCAGGACAGGTGGAACAGGCGGAGCAGGCGGAGCGAGCGGGTCGCGACGACGTCCTGCTGATCGTCGGCGGGGACGTGGTGACGATGTCGCCGCGCCGGGAGGTGGTCACCGGCGCCACCGTCGCCGTCACCGGCGGGCGCATCGCCGCGATCGGTCCCGCCGTCACCCTGCGGAAGGACTTCCCCGGCGCCGCCGAACTCGACGCGAGCGGCTGCGTCGTCATCCCGGGCCTGATCAATGCCCACCAGCACACCACCACCGACCCGCTGGTACGCAGCATGATCCCGGAGGACATCGACTCCCAGGAGGCGATCTTCGACTGGGCCGTCCCGCTGCACGGCCAGGTCACCGGCGACGACGACGAGCTGTCCGCCACCCTGACCGCCGTCGAGTCGCTCCTGCGCGGGGTCACCACCATCCTGGAGCCGGGCACCGTCGCCCACCCGCTGCGGGTGGCGGCGGGGCTTCGGGCAGCCGGCATCCGCGGCCGGGTCGGCAGGTGGGGCTGGGACGTGCCAGGCGCCCCCCACGCGCTGCCCGCGGCGGAGACCCTGGCACTACAGGAGGAGACGGTACGCGCGCTGCCGCCGGGCGGGACCGTCACCGGCTGGGTCACCCTGGTGGGGCATGACCTGGCCAGTGACGAGCTGTTCACCGGTGCCGCCGAGCTGGCCGAGCGGCTGGATGTCGGCCTCACCTGGCACATCTCGCCGGGCGAGGCGGACGTCCACGCCTACGCGCGGCGCGCGGGAAGGCGACCGGTGCTCCACTTCGAGCAGCTGGGCGTGCTGGGCCCGAGGCTGGTGCTCGGCCACGCCGTCTGGCTCGACGACGCGGAGCTGGACGCCCTCGTCGAGACGCGGACCGCGGTGGCATCCTGTCCCGGGGCGTACCTGCGCCTCGGCCAGGGTTACACCCGCGCCGGCCGGCACGCCGAACTCGTACACCGAGGCGGCAGGGTCGCCCTGGGATGCGACTCCCACAACGCGGGCGACGTGCCCGATCTGCTGCGTGCCGCGTGGCTGCTGACCGCGCTGGAGCGCGACCGCGACGTGCGGCCCGTCCTCCGCGCCGACCAGGCGTTCGCGCTGGCCACGATCGACGGCGCCGCCGCGGTGGGCCTGGGTGACCTCGTCGGCTCGATCGAGGTCGGCAAGGCCGCCGACCTCGTGATCCTGGACACCGGGGACCCCGTCTGGGCCCCGCGCGGTGACCTCGCGACCCATCTCGTCTGGGGCGCCCCGAGCCACACGGTCCGGGACGTCCTCGTCGACGGTCAGGTGGTCGTGCGCGACCACCAGATCACCACCGTCGATCTCGAAGCCCTGTCGGAGGAGGCGGAGGCACGGTCCGCCGCGCTGCTCCGCAGGACCGGCATCGACGTTCCCCACCGCTGGCAGGCTCTGTCGGCGGAAGAGTACCTCCAGGGAGTACGCGGATGA
- a CDS encoding zinc-binding dehydrogenase, which produces MSVQQVADPEPGPRDVVVKVSACALNRLDLLQRRGPGVLPGFSLPHIAGMDIAGHVAAIGSAVTDRQVGDRVVIDPTMGCGSCSHCLAGDRGHCAHLRVIGGNVPGGYAEFVAVPANLAHPVPGHVDLDEAAALPTPWSTAWNATYAVGEVAAGDCVVIQGAAGSVSIAAVQLARRAGARVVAVAGSDEKLAVAAGLGADLLLRNDAPIADAVRDYTGGRGADVVLDHVGAATWRQSLSCLRIGGRLVTFGNTSGDQVALSLAEIYHRGLRLLGAGAYAPADFAAMLDAYFAGGMRTLRAAECGLGDLHESFGLERSRDLVGRVLVRP; this is translated from the coding sequence GTGAGCGTTCAACAGGTCGCCGACCCCGAGCCCGGTCCGCGCGACGTGGTCGTCAAGGTCAGCGCCTGCGCCCTCAACCGGCTCGACCTGCTTCAGCGGCGCGGTCCCGGAGTGCTCCCCGGCTTCAGTCTGCCGCACATCGCCGGCATGGACATCGCCGGCCACGTGGCGGCGATCGGATCCGCGGTCACCGACCGTCAGGTCGGTGACCGGGTCGTGATCGATCCTACGATGGGCTGCGGATCGTGCTCGCACTGCCTGGCCGGCGACCGCGGCCACTGCGCCCACCTGCGGGTCATCGGCGGGAACGTGCCGGGCGGCTACGCCGAGTTCGTGGCGGTCCCCGCCAACCTGGCGCACCCGGTGCCGGGCCACGTCGACCTCGACGAGGCCGCGGCCCTGCCCACCCCGTGGAGTACCGCCTGGAACGCCACCTACGCCGTCGGGGAGGTGGCCGCCGGTGACTGTGTGGTGATCCAGGGTGCCGCCGGCTCCGTCAGCATCGCCGCCGTCCAGCTGGCCAGGCGGGCCGGTGCCCGGGTGGTGGCCGTGGCCGGCAGCGACGAGAAGCTCGCCGTCGCGGCCGGGCTCGGTGCCGACCTGCTGCTGCGCAACGACGCCCCGATAGCCGACGCCGTCCGCGACTACACGGGCGGCAGGGGTGCCGACGTCGTCCTCGACCACGTGGGCGCCGCCACCTGGCGGCAATCCCTGAGCTGCCTGCGGATCGGCGGCAGGCTGGTGACCTTCGGCAACACCAGCGGCGACCAGGTCGCCCTCTCCCTCGCCGAGATCTACCACCGAGGGCTCCGCCTGCTGGGCGCCGGCGCCTATGCCCCGGCGGACTTCGCCGCGATGCTCGACGCGTACTTCGCAGGAGGCATGCGCACCCTCCGCGCCGCCGAGTGCGGCCTGGGAGACCTGCACGAGAGCTTCGGGCTGGAGCGCTCACGCGATCTGGTCGGCAGGGTGCTGGTGCGGCCATGA
- a CDS encoding aldehyde dehydrogenase family protein gives MAELAIPSAQQLIDGEWAAAHDVGELHVADPATGQTIQTVACAGRADVDDAVEAARRAFPGWAATSASERGRLLRRWSELIGEHVEDLARFEARDVGKPLSGGRTNIFITQGIVEYFAGAADKLTGVTLPTRTPDYLGYTLQEPYGVCAVIIPWNVPAVLTAANVAPALAAGNTVVLKPSEVAPLAPFALAELARRAGFPPGVLNVLTGVGADAGAALTSHAGVNHISFVGSTTTGRAIMRAAAENLVPVKLELGGKSPNVLFADADLDVAIPAIVGSITENAGQNCYAGSRLLVEASIRDEVVERVAERMRAVRIGPWDADLDMGPLVNEAQYRRVLGFLEGAPAEGARLVTGGGPAERADGGWFVPPSLFDGVDPRSRLSREEVFGPVLAVQEFSGARQAVEMMNDTDFGLLACIWTSDVSRALRLAQEVRSGQVSVNQFADAGVIGFPFNMQRDSGFSRGGGYAAMREYTQEKAVAVRLLDRSPVE, from the coding sequence ATGGCCGAACTTGCGATCCCTTCCGCCCAGCAACTGATCGACGGAGAGTGGGCAGCCGCTCATGACGTCGGTGAGCTCCACGTCGCCGACCCCGCCACCGGCCAGACCATCCAGACGGTGGCCTGCGCGGGCCGAGCGGACGTCGACGACGCGGTGGAGGCCGCCAGGCGGGCCTTCCCCGGCTGGGCCGCGACCTCGGCCTCCGAGCGTGGCAGGCTGCTGCGCCGCTGGTCGGAGCTGATCGGTGAGCATGTCGAGGACCTCGCCCGCTTCGAGGCCCGGGACGTCGGCAAGCCGCTGTCGGGCGGCCGGACGAACATCTTCATCACCCAGGGCATCGTCGAGTACTTCGCGGGCGCCGCCGACAAGCTGACCGGAGTGACGCTCCCCACCCGCACCCCCGACTATCTTGGGTACACCCTGCAGGAGCCGTACGGCGTCTGCGCGGTCATCATCCCTTGGAACGTTCCGGCAGTGCTCACCGCGGCCAACGTGGCCCCCGCGCTGGCCGCGGGCAACACGGTGGTGCTCAAGCCCTCTGAGGTGGCGCCGCTGGCGCCGTTCGCGCTGGCGGAGCTGGCCCGGCGGGCCGGTTTCCCGCCGGGCGTGCTCAATGTGCTCACCGGAGTCGGCGCCGACGCCGGTGCCGCGCTCACCTCCCACGCAGGGGTGAACCACATCAGTTTCGTCGGCTCCACGACCACCGGTCGCGCGATCATGCGGGCCGCGGCGGAGAACCTGGTGCCGGTCAAGCTGGAACTGGGTGGCAAGTCGCCCAACGTGCTCTTCGCCGACGCCGATCTCGACGTCGCGATCCCGGCGATCGTGGGCTCCATCACCGAGAACGCCGGGCAGAACTGCTACGCGGGGTCGAGGCTGCTCGTCGAGGCGTCCATCAGGGACGAGGTCGTGGAGCGGGTGGCGGAGCGGATGCGCGCCGTGCGGATCGGCCCGTGGGACGCCGACCTCGACATGGGGCCGCTGGTCAACGAGGCGCAGTACCGCCGGGTGCTCGGCTTCCTGGAGGGCGCCCCCGCCGAGGGGGCTCGCCTGGTCACCGGGGGCGGGCCCGCCGAACGGGCGGACGGCGGCTGGTTCGTCCCGCCGTCGCTCTTCGACGGCGTGGACCCGCGCTCCCGGCTGTCCAGGGAGGAGGTGTTCGGCCCGGTGCTCGCCGTGCAGGAGTTCTCCGGCGCCCGGCAGGCGGTGGAGATGATGAACGACACCGACTTCGGACTGCTGGCGTGCATCTGGACGAGCGACGTCTCCCGGGCGCTGCGCCTGGCCCAGGAGGTGCGCTCGGGGCAGGTCTCGGTCAACCAGTTCGCCGACGCCGGGGTCATCGGCTTCCCCTTCAACATGCAGAGGGACAGTGGCTTCAGCCGTGGCGGCGGGTACGCCGCCATGCGGGAGTACACGCAGGAGAAGGCTGTCGCGGTACGTCTGCTCGACCGGTCACCTGTGGAATGA
- a CDS encoding NAD(P)-dependent alcohol dehydrogenase: MRITAAVLETAGGSFSLRETELEEPRPDEVLVRVSSTGICGTDLEFATFFPTPAVLGHEGAGVVERVGPRVTSVAPGDHVAMSFTSCGACPLCLTGSPAYCRSFDALNFGGRRPDGSSALSLDGAPVNGHFLGQSSFATHVVATERAVVPIDKGIDLTHVGPFGCGLQTGAGGVFNVLRPSPGSSIAVFGAGAVGVAAIIAAAISGCSIVAAVDVNPAKLEAARSYGATHTVDSSASGSAEALREIAPHGFDFVIDTTGRQDVLRTAVEALGPLGRCGVIGVGPSEEMSFDWRSILNGRTVTGIIGGSSLPQVFLPKLLDLYVAGRFPVDRMMTSYPFEQINEAIADLRAGRTAKAVLTF, from the coding sequence GTGCGTATCACCGCCGCCGTTCTGGAGACCGCCGGAGGGTCCTTCTCCCTCCGGGAGACAGAACTCGAAGAGCCCCGCCCCGACGAGGTACTGGTCCGGGTGAGCAGCACCGGCATCTGCGGCACCGACCTGGAGTTCGCCACGTTCTTCCCCACCCCCGCGGTGCTCGGCCACGAGGGCGCCGGGGTCGTGGAGCGGGTCGGCCCGCGGGTGACCTCGGTGGCCCCCGGCGACCATGTGGCGATGAGCTTCACCTCCTGCGGGGCCTGCCCCCTCTGCCTGACCGGCTCCCCCGCCTACTGCCGGAGTTTCGACGCCCTCAACTTCGGCGGCAGGCGGCCCGACGGCTCCTCGGCGCTCTCCCTGGACGGCGCGCCGGTCAACGGCCACTTCCTCGGGCAGTCGTCCTTCGCCACACACGTCGTGGCGACCGAGCGCGCCGTCGTTCCCATCGACAAGGGCATCGACCTGACCCATGTCGGCCCGTTCGGCTGCGGCCTGCAGACCGGAGCGGGCGGGGTGTTCAACGTGCTGCGCCCGTCCCCCGGCTCCTCGATCGCCGTCTTCGGGGCCGGCGCGGTGGGGGTAGCGGCGATCATCGCGGCGGCGATCAGCGGCTGCTCGATCGTCGCGGCGGTCGACGTCAACCCCGCCAAGCTGGAGGCCGCCCGCTCCTACGGCGCGACGCACACGGTCGACTCCTCGGCCTCCGGCTCGGCCGAGGCGCTGCGCGAGATCGCACCGCACGGCTTCGACTTCGTCATCGACACCACCGGCCGCCAGGACGTGCTGCGCACCGCCGTCGAGGCACTCGGCCCGCTCGGCCGGTGCGGCGTGATCGGCGTCGGCCCCAGCGAGGAGATGAGCTTCGACTGGCGCAGCATCCTCAACGGGCGCACCGTCACCGGGATCATCGGCGGCAGCAGCCTCCCCCAGGTGTTCCTGCCCAAGTTGCTCGATCTGTACGTCGCGGGACGGTTCCCCGTGGACAGGATGATGACGTCCTACCCCTTCGAGCAGATCAACGAGGCGATCGCCGACCTGCGCGCCGGCAGGACAGCGAAGGCCGTCCTAACCTTCTGA